A single region of the Arthrobacter sp. V1I7 genome encodes:
- a CDS encoding Rossmann-like and DUF2520 domain-containing protein — protein sequence MARPGRLGVGIIGAGKVGAVLGAALRGAEHAVIGVSAVSDASRERAETLLPGVPVLDIPDIVERAELVLLAVPDDALAALVEGLAKLGAWQPGQLVAHTSGRFGVGILHPVRAAGAVPLALHPAMTFTGMSLDLTRLLDCTFGVTADTAMLPIAQALVVEMGAEPVAIAEADRTLYHAALAHGSNHLVTLVAQASQLLREVGVESPERMLGPLLRATLENALASGETALTGPVARGDVGTVAAHAEALREQDSDSGGDILEAYLAMARATARRAGNRGMLKPDQLEGIGRALEGPDQNGPQS from the coding sequence ATGGCTAGGCCAGGACGCCTCGGCGTCGGAATCATTGGCGCAGGCAAGGTCGGTGCCGTCCTGGGTGCCGCGCTGCGCGGCGCTGAGCACGCCGTCATCGGCGTGTCCGCGGTCTCGGACGCCAGCCGGGAACGCGCCGAAACCCTGCTTCCCGGCGTCCCGGTGCTGGACATCCCGGACATTGTCGAGCGTGCCGAGCTTGTCCTGCTGGCGGTCCCCGACGACGCGCTCGCCGCGCTGGTTGAGGGGCTGGCGAAACTCGGTGCCTGGCAACCCGGACAGCTCGTGGCGCACACTTCGGGCCGTTTCGGCGTCGGCATCCTGCACCCTGTCCGCGCTGCCGGAGCCGTGCCGCTGGCGCTGCATCCCGCGATGACCTTTACGGGCATGAGCCTTGACCTCACGAGGCTGCTCGACTGCACGTTCGGGGTCACCGCCGACACCGCCATGCTGCCCATCGCACAGGCCCTCGTCGTCGAGATGGGCGCCGAGCCGGTCGCCATTGCCGAAGCCGACCGCACGCTCTACCACGCAGCCCTCGCGCACGGTTCCAACCATCTCGTCACACTCGTGGCTCAGGCCTCCCAACTCCTCCGGGAAGTCGGCGTCGAGTCCCCGGAGCGCATGCTGGGCCCGCTGCTGCGAGCGACGCTGGAGAACGCCCTGGCCTCGGGCGAAACGGCGCTGACCGGTCCGGTGGCCCGCGGCGATGTGGGCACTGTGGCGGCGCATGCCGAAGCCCTCCGGGAGCAGGACTCCGATTCCGGCGGCGATATTCTGGAGGCGTACCTGGCCATGGCACGGGCAACGGCCCGGCGGGCCGGGAACCGGGGCATGCTTAAACCGGACCAGCTCGAGGGCATCGGCCGTGCCCTCGAGGGCCCGGACCAGAACGGCCCGCAATCCTAA
- a CDS encoding PH domain-containing protein — protein MKPDGTGTAPEATTGPAPAGTDGGWQRVHPASPFVRGWVALAAIGFFFGRDTFERMLQGGPLLDEQVAGRAPWLLLGGGTVLLLTVAGFILSWYFTRYQVAEGYVRVNTGFLFKQQRQARLDRVQAIDIVQPLLARIFGLAELRFEVADAGESAVRLAYLRMDEARQLRATILARAAGVAPDPERPEAAAAEAPEHAVLTVPPSRLVGSLLLSEQSVFIVLGATAAVALSAVTDNRSFYLYLIPAALGFVAAYWSSFSKGYNFTAAISPDGIRLRYGLLDTQAQTLPPGRIQALRVSQPPLWRIFGWYRIQVNVAGYGAVAGNGEGSSRTTLLPVGTLGEVITMLSLVLPDPGTPEPVRVFTAGLHGLADVSGAGGEPGTANDGGFVTTPRRARLLAPLGWRRNGFTATGTALLIRSGRWWRQFVVVPHQRTQSMALQQGPLARRFGVVDLVLHTTAGPVSPKAIQAGLAEGKALLDAQAARARAARKRQTSEHWLDQVTPLVLGPGSTAGPAPAETARTEERSTEEPRTEESSTEEPRTEESSQKEGPQHG, from the coding sequence GTGAAACCGGACGGTACCGGCACAGCCCCCGAAGCGACCACCGGTCCCGCGCCGGCCGGGACGGACGGCGGCTGGCAGCGCGTGCACCCGGCCTCGCCGTTTGTCCGCGGCTGGGTGGCGCTGGCCGCCATCGGGTTCTTCTTCGGCCGGGACACCTTCGAACGGATGCTCCAGGGCGGTCCCCTGCTCGATGAGCAGGTCGCGGGCCGGGCGCCGTGGCTGCTGCTCGGCGGGGGCACGGTCCTGCTGCTGACCGTGGCCGGCTTCATCCTGAGCTGGTACTTCACGCGTTACCAGGTGGCCGAAGGCTATGTCCGGGTCAACACCGGGTTCCTCTTCAAACAGCAGCGGCAGGCCAGGCTGGACCGGGTCCAGGCGATCGACATCGTGCAGCCGCTGCTGGCGCGGATCTTCGGACTGGCAGAACTCAGGTTCGAGGTGGCAGACGCCGGGGAGTCCGCGGTAAGGCTCGCGTATCTGCGGATGGACGAGGCACGGCAGCTCAGGGCAACGATCCTTGCCCGCGCCGCCGGGGTAGCGCCGGATCCGGAGCGCCCCGAGGCCGCCGCGGCGGAGGCTCCCGAACATGCGGTGCTGACCGTACCGCCCTCGCGGCTCGTCGGTTCGCTGCTGCTGAGCGAACAAAGCGTCTTCATCGTGCTCGGCGCCACGGCGGCCGTGGCGCTTTCGGCCGTGACGGATAACCGCAGCTTCTACCTCTATCTGATCCCGGCCGCGCTGGGGTTCGTGGCCGCGTACTGGAGTTCGTTCAGCAAGGGCTACAACTTCACTGCCGCCATTTCCCCGGACGGCATCCGGCTGCGTTACGGGCTGCTGGACACCCAGGCGCAGACCCTGCCGCCGGGCCGGATCCAGGCCCTGAGGGTGAGCCAGCCTCCGCTCTGGCGGATCTTCGGCTGGTACCGGATCCAGGTCAACGTCGCCGGCTACGGCGCCGTGGCAGGCAACGGCGAGGGTTCGTCCCGGACCACGCTCCTGCCCGTCGGAACCCTTGGTGAAGTGATCACCATGCTCTCCCTGGTCCTGCCCGACCCCGGGACCCCGGAGCCCGTCCGCGTTTTTACGGCCGGTCTCCACGGCCTCGCCGACGTCTCCGGTGCCGGCGGGGAGCCTGGGACGGCGAACGACGGCGGCTTCGTCACCACGCCGCGCCGCGCGCGGCTGCTGGCGCCGCTGGGCTGGCGGCGCAACGGCTTTACCGCCACGGGCACGGCGCTGCTGATCCGCTCCGGACGGTGGTGGCGGCAGTTCGTGGTGGTCCCGCACCAGCGCACGCAATCGATGGCGCTGCAGCAGGGTCCGCTGGCCCGGCGGTTCGGTGTGGTGGACCTCGTCCTGCACACCACGGCCGGTCCCGTGTCCCCCAAAGCTATCCAGGCGGGGCTCGCGGAAGGGAAGGCGCTGCTCGACGCGCAGGCCGCCCGGGCCCGGGCCGCACGGAAACGCCAGACCAGCGAGCACTGGCTGGACCAGGTGACACCGCTCGTGCTTGGCCCCGGCTCGACGGCTGGGCCCGCGCCAGCGGAAACCGCCCGCACCGAAGAACGCAGCACCGAAGAACCCCGCACCGAAGAATCCAGCACCGAAGAACCCCGTACCGAAGAATCCAGCCAGAAGGAAGGCCCTCAGCATGGCTAG
- a CDS encoding PH domain-containing protein: MPTEAIDPPGVTWLRVSPKYITVRIAGWALGNLLVLTVLSLPLVLVLGGWWTGLPLWLAAALPAVVGLLALWRLLLIPRQVRAIGYAEREDDLLIRSGIFFQRVLVVPYGRMQYVDIGAGPVERGLGLCTLKLHTASAGTNAEIPGLPAAEGARLREQLSARGEARLAGL; encoded by the coding sequence ATGCCTACCGAGGCGATTGACCCTCCCGGCGTCACCTGGCTCCGGGTTTCTCCCAAGTACATTACGGTCCGGATTGCGGGCTGGGCCCTCGGGAACCTGCTCGTGCTGACGGTCCTGTCCCTGCCGCTGGTCCTCGTCCTCGGCGGCTGGTGGACGGGCTTGCCGCTGTGGCTTGCCGCCGCCTTGCCGGCCGTGGTGGGGCTCCTGGCGCTTTGGCGGCTGCTGCTCATTCCGCGGCAGGTCCGCGCGATCGGCTACGCCGAACGCGAGGACGATTTGCTGATCCGCAGCGGCATTTTCTTCCAACGCGTCCTCGTGGTGCCCTACGGGCGCATGCAGTATGTGGACATCGGGGCCGGGCCGGTGGAACGCGGCCTCGGCCTGTGCACGCTGAAGCTGCACACCGCCTCCGCCGGAACCAATGCCGAGATCCCCGGCCTGCCGGCCGCCGAAGGGGCCCGGCTCCGCGAGCAGCTCTCCGCGCGCGGGGAAGCCCGGCTGGCCGGGCTGTGA
- a CDS encoding DUF3180 domain-containing protein, producing the protein MKPINPWLLLVIGVGVALAGYFATLLTTRYGLSTPVLPLTGLVTMGVIVVLTLVLGIRVLRWRNGKKKKMLNPILAAWTLLLAQACAYTGSVLLGWHAGIFLDQLRLWNLRSTQGLTWQALAMAGGGLIMVLVGLVVERFCRIPPEDGDAEGSQGVQEKRGKPKAEGEYAYRGD; encoded by the coding sequence GTGAAGCCGATCAACCCGTGGCTCCTCCTCGTCATCGGCGTCGGTGTTGCCCTTGCCGGCTATTTCGCCACCTTGCTGACCACCCGCTACGGGCTCTCCACACCGGTGCTGCCGCTGACCGGGCTCGTGACCATGGGCGTGATCGTGGTCCTGACCCTCGTGCTGGGCATCCGCGTGCTGCGCTGGCGCAACGGCAAGAAAAAGAAGATGCTCAACCCGATCCTGGCCGCCTGGACCCTGCTCCTCGCCCAAGCCTGCGCGTACACGGGTAGCGTCCTGCTGGGCTGGCACGCCGGGATCTTCCTGGACCAGCTGCGGCTCTGGAACCTGCGCAGCACCCAGGGCCTCACCTGGCAGGCCCTGGCCATGGCCGGCGGCGGTCTGATCATGGTGTTGGTGGGCCTGGTGGTGGAGCGTTTCTGCCGGATCCCGCCGGAGGACGGCGACGCCGAGGGCAGCCAGGGAGTGCAGGAAAAGCGCGGCAAACCGAAGGCGGAGGGTGAGTATGCCTACCGAGGCGATTGA
- the folK gene encoding 2-amino-4-hydroxy-6-hydroxymethyldihydropteridine diphosphokinase, with amino-acid sequence MSQPYTRAVIALGSNLGERNDTLSSAVADLVDPPEVRLLAISPIFQTKPVGGPPGQPDFLNMVIAVETTLLPLDLLRHCHAVEQKHLRARNVRWGPRTLDVDIITYGDLVSSDPELTLPHPRAAERAFVLYPWSLIDPAAELNGERVGGLAAKAPDFADLTPFDGFEDVHGVAGGVERT; translated from the coding sequence ATGAGTCAGCCGTACACCCGTGCCGTCATAGCGCTGGGGAGCAATCTGGGGGAGCGCAATGACACGCTCTCGTCCGCCGTCGCTGATCTTGTCGACCCGCCGGAGGTCCGCCTCCTGGCCATCTCGCCGATCTTCCAGACGAAGCCCGTGGGCGGCCCGCCGGGCCAGCCGGACTTCCTTAACATGGTGATCGCGGTGGAAACCACTTTGCTGCCGCTGGACCTGCTCCGGCACTGCCACGCGGTCGAACAAAAGCACCTGCGGGCGCGGAACGTACGCTGGGGCCCGCGGACCCTCGACGTGGACATCATCACCTACGGCGACCTGGTCAGCTCCGATCCCGAACTGACCCTGCCCCACCCGCGCGCCGCGGAGCGGGCGTTCGTGCTCTACCCCTGGTCGCTGATCGACCCGGCCGCGGAGCTGAACGGCGAACGGGTGGGCGGGCTGGCAGCGAAGGCGCCGGACTTCGCCGACCTCACTCCCTTTGACGGTTTCGAAGACGTGCACGGTGTCGCCGGAGGGGTGGAGCGGACGTGA
- the folB gene encoding dihydroneopterin aldolase produces the protein MDQITLSGVTAVGHHGVFDFERRDGQPFVVDAVLHLDVSKAAASDDVLDTAHYGEVADCIRGWITGDPLNLIEALAVRIADDVLRRFDVAAVDITVHKPKAPIEVDFGDVSVSVHREQP, from the coding sequence ATGGACCAGATCACGCTGAGCGGCGTCACCGCCGTCGGCCATCACGGGGTGTTTGATTTCGAACGCCGCGACGGCCAGCCGTTCGTCGTAGATGCCGTGCTGCACCTTGACGTCAGCAAGGCAGCCGCCTCCGATGACGTCCTGGACACCGCCCACTACGGGGAGGTCGCGGACTGCATCCGGGGCTGGATCACCGGGGACCCGCTGAACCTGATCGAGGCCCTGGCGGTGCGGATCGCCGACGACGTGCTGCGCAGGTTCGATGTCGCCGCGGTGGACATCACCGTGCACAAGCCGAAGGCCCCCATCGAGGTGGATTTCGGCGACGTGTCGGTCAGCGTTCACCGGGAGCAGCCATGA
- the folP gene encoding dihydropteroate synthase, translating to MDSLAAAPGTGPATSPLPVLRNPRRAATFKDLPSDRTLVMGILNVTPDSFSDGGQHASTDVAVAAGLRMFYAGADIIDVGGESTRPGAVEVGVEEELKRVLPVIAALVKAGALVSIDTTHAATAAAALDAGATIINDVSGLTLEPEMAELVARSKAPYVLTHRRGNANTMDSLAEYGNVAEEVVAELAGLRDKLYAAGVAPEQIILDPGLGFSKNEEQNWEVLRNLDALQGMGHKVLVAASRKRFLGSLLTVAGKAAPPAERDSATAAVTAISASRGAWAVRVHDVGPSLDAVKVAARMMPAPAGKN from the coding sequence ATGGACTCCCTAGCGGCAGCCCCCGGCACCGGCCCGGCAACCTCGCCCCTGCCCGTGCTGCGCAACCCGCGCCGGGCGGCTACCTTCAAGGACCTGCCCTCGGACCGGACTCTCGTGATGGGGATCCTGAACGTCACCCCGGACTCTTTCAGCGACGGGGGACAGCACGCGTCAACAGACGTCGCCGTCGCCGCGGGGCTCCGGATGTTCTACGCCGGCGCTGACATCATCGACGTCGGCGGCGAATCCACGCGCCCCGGCGCCGTCGAGGTCGGCGTTGAGGAGGAACTCAAGCGGGTGCTGCCGGTCATCGCGGCCCTGGTCAAAGCCGGTGCCCTTGTCAGCATCGACACGACCCACGCCGCCACCGCGGCTGCGGCGCTGGACGCGGGTGCCACCATCATCAACGACGTCTCCGGGCTGACCCTCGAACCGGAAATGGCGGAACTCGTGGCCCGGAGCAAGGCGCCCTACGTCCTGACCCACCGTCGTGGCAACGCCAACACCATGGACTCTCTGGCCGAGTACGGGAATGTGGCGGAAGAGGTGGTGGCCGAACTGGCCGGCCTGCGCGACAAGCTCTACGCCGCCGGCGTCGCCCCGGAGCAGATCATTCTTGACCCGGGCCTGGGCTTCTCGAAGAATGAGGAGCAGAACTGGGAAGTGCTCCGAAACCTCGACGCCCTGCAGGGCATGGGTCACAAGGTCCTCGTGGCGGCCTCCCGCAAGCGGTTCCTCGGCAGCCTGCTGACGGTCGCCGGAAAGGCCGCGCCGCCGGCCGAGCGCGACTCAGCGACCGCCGCCGTGACCGCCATCAGCGCCTCCCGCGGCGCCTGGGCGGTCCGCGTGCACGACGTCGGCCCCAGCCTGGACGCCGTCAAGGTCGCGGCCCGCATGATGCCGGCCCCGGCCGGCAAAAACTGA
- the folE gene encoding GTP cyclohydrolase I FolE has translation MTSFIKDDDDAPATADSTAGASVKHAGHKVDRPRIEAAVREILLAIGEDPDRSGLLDTPKRVAKAYNEMFAGLHHDPAEILATTFDLDHEELVLVKDIPFYSTCEHHLVPFHGVAHVGYIPSHDGKVTGLSKLARLVDIFARRPQVQERLTTQIVEALVTHLKPRGAIVVIECEHLCMSMRGIRKPGAKTVTSAVRGQLHDPATRAEAMSLILGR, from the coding sequence GTGACTTCTTTCATCAAAGACGACGACGATGCTCCCGCCACCGCCGATTCGACGGCGGGAGCATCCGTCAAACACGCCGGCCACAAAGTGGACCGTCCCCGGATCGAGGCGGCAGTGCGGGAGATCCTGCTGGCCATCGGTGAGGACCCGGACCGCAGCGGCCTCCTGGACACCCCGAAGCGGGTAGCCAAGGCGTACAACGAGATGTTTGCGGGGCTGCACCACGATCCCGCGGAGATCCTGGCCACGACCTTCGACCTCGATCATGAGGAACTTGTCCTGGTCAAGGACATCCCGTTCTACTCGACCTGCGAGCACCACCTGGTGCCGTTCCACGGGGTGGCGCATGTCGGCTACATCCCATCGCACGACGGCAAGGTCACGGGCCTGAGCAAGCTGGCCCGGCTGGTGGACATATTCGCACGCCGCCCCCAGGTGCAGGAACGGCTGACAACCCAGATCGTCGAAGCGCTCGTCACCCACCTCAAACCCCGCGGCGCGATCGTCGTCATCGAATGCGAACACCTCTGCATGTCCATGCGCGGCATTCGCAAGCCCGGCGCCAAGACCGTCACCAGCGCGGTACGCGGGCAACTGCATGACCCGGCCACCCGTGCCGAAGCCATGAGCCTCATCCTCGGAAGGTAA
- the ftsH gene encoding ATP-dependent zinc metalloprotease FtsH, which yields MKAKSFFKGPGIWIVVVIGMLLLAFATLAPGGSARIDTDRGLALLSDGGNIEQAKIFDAENRVDLVLKDNLQVDGQDKGKNVQFYYVNARAVDVVKAVTDAKPPSGFTDQPLENNWFSGLFSLLIPVLLLGVLFWFLLSRMQGGGSKVMQFGKSKAKLVNKDMPQVTFSDVAGSDEAVEELEEIKEFLAEPAKFQAVGAKIPKGVLLYGPPGTGKTLLARAVAGEAGVPFFSISGSDFVEMFVGVGASRVRDLFEQAKANAPAIIFVDEIDAVGRHRGAGIGGGNDEREQTLNQLLVEMDGFDVKTNVILIAATNRPDVLDPALLRPGRFDRQIGVEAPDLIGREQILKVHAKGKPMASGVDLKAVAKKTPGYTGADLANVLNEAALLTARSNANLVDDRALDEAIDRVMAGPQKRSRVMKEHERKVTAYHEGGHALVAAALRNSAPVTKITILPRGRALGYTMVVPENDKYSVTRNELLDQMAYAMGGRVAEELVFHDPSTGASNDIEKATGIARKMVTEFGMSERVGAVRLGQGGGEPFLGRDAGHERNYSDQIAYIVDEEVRRLIDGAHDEAYAILTENRDVLDELALELLERETLNQAEIAQVFTNIRRSDFREVWLSKETRPIQETGPVESRREKAEREAQEEAKEARLEEPLDAMPPHAQGVVSGQEPFQGGGTDLGPNGHPG from the coding sequence ATGAAAGCTAAGAGTTTCTTCAAGGGCCCGGGCATCTGGATCGTCGTTGTTATCGGCATGCTCCTGCTGGCCTTTGCCACCCTCGCCCCCGGCGGTTCCGCCCGGATCGACACGGACAGGGGCCTCGCGCTGCTGAGCGACGGCGGCAACATCGAACAGGCCAAGATCTTCGACGCGGAGAACCGTGTCGACCTGGTCTTGAAGGACAACCTGCAGGTCGACGGCCAGGACAAGGGCAAGAACGTCCAGTTCTACTACGTCAACGCCCGTGCGGTCGACGTCGTCAAGGCAGTCACCGATGCCAAGCCGCCGAGCGGCTTCACCGACCAGCCGCTCGAAAACAACTGGTTCTCGGGGCTGTTCTCGCTCCTGATTCCGGTGCTGCTGCTCGGCGTTCTCTTCTGGTTCCTGCTCTCGCGCATGCAGGGCGGCGGTTCCAAGGTCATGCAGTTCGGCAAGTCCAAGGCCAAGCTGGTCAACAAGGACATGCCGCAGGTCACCTTCAGCGACGTTGCCGGCTCCGACGAGGCCGTCGAAGAGCTCGAAGAAATCAAGGAATTCCTCGCGGAGCCGGCCAAGTTCCAGGCCGTCGGCGCCAAGATCCCCAAGGGTGTGCTCCTCTACGGCCCGCCAGGTACCGGCAAGACCCTCCTGGCCCGCGCCGTCGCCGGCGAGGCCGGCGTGCCGTTCTTCTCGATCTCCGGCTCGGACTTTGTTGAAATGTTCGTCGGCGTGGGCGCCTCCCGTGTCCGCGACCTGTTCGAGCAGGCCAAGGCCAACGCGCCGGCCATCATCTTCGTGGACGAAATCGACGCCGTCGGCCGTCACCGCGGCGCCGGCATCGGCGGCGGCAACGACGAGCGCGAGCAGACCCTCAACCAGCTGCTGGTGGAAATGGACGGCTTCGACGTCAAGACGAACGTCATCCTGATCGCCGCCACCAACCGCCCCGACGTGCTCGACCCGGCCCTGCTGCGCCCGGGCCGCTTCGACCGCCAGATTGGCGTCGAGGCCCCCGACCTGATCGGCCGCGAGCAGATCCTGAAGGTCCACGCGAAGGGCAAGCCGATGGCGTCCGGCGTCGACCTGAAAGCCGTGGCGAAGAAGACGCCCGGATACACCGGCGCAGACCTGGCCAATGTGCTCAACGAGGCCGCGCTGCTGACCGCCCGCTCCAACGCCAACCTGGTTGACGACCGCGCCCTGGACGAGGCGATCGACCGCGTCATGGCCGGCCCGCAGAAGCGCAGCCGCGTCATGAAGGAACACGAACGCAAGGTCACCGCCTACCACGAGGGCGGCCACGCCCTGGTCGCAGCGGCGCTGCGCAACTCGGCGCCGGTCACCAAGATCACCATCCTGCCCCGCGGCCGCGCCCTGGGCTACACGATGGTGGTGCCGGAGAACGACAAGTACTCCGTGACGCGCAACGAACTCCTCGACCAGATGGCCTACGCCATGGGCGGCCGCGTGGCGGAGGAACTCGTCTTCCATGACCCCTCCACGGGTGCGTCCAACGACATCGAGAAGGCCACCGGCATCGCCCGCAAGATGGTCACCGAGTTCGGCATGAGCGAACGCGTCGGCGCCGTGCGCCTCGGCCAGGGCGGCGGCGAGCCCTTCCTGGGCCGCGACGCCGGCCACGAGCGCAATTACTCGGACCAGATCGCCTACATTGTCGACGAGGAAGTCCGCCGCCTGATCGACGGGGCGCACGACGAGGCCTACGCCATCCTCACCGAAAACCGGGACGTGCTGGATGAACTGGCCTTGGAGCTGCTGGAACGCGAAACGCTGAACCAGGCCGAAATCGCGCAGGTCTTCACCAATATCCGCAGGAGCGACTTCCGCGAGGTCTGGCTGTCCAAGGAGACCCGCCCGATCCAGGAGACCGGCCCGGTGGAGTCCCGCCGCGAAAAAGCCGAGCGCGAAGCACAGGAAGAAGCCAAGGAGGCCCGGCTCGAGGAACCGCTCGACGCCATGCCCCCGCACGCCCAGGGTGTCGTCTCCGGACAGGAGCCTTTCCAGGGCGGTGGAACGGATCTCGGGCCCAATGGCCATCCCGGCTAA
- the hpt gene encoding hypoxanthine phosphoribosyltransferase, which produces MDSNDVQADLKHVLYSKEQIQSRITELAAQIDKDYEGRDLLIVGVLKGAVMVMADLARALHSHVSMDWMAVSSYGSGTQSSGVVRILKDLDTDLMGKDVLIVEDIIDSGLTLSWLKTNLESRGTASVEICTAFRKPTAAKVKIDVKYVGYDIPNEFVVGYGLDYAEKYRNLDFVGTLAPHVYE; this is translated from the coding sequence GTGGATTCAAACGACGTCCAGGCAGACCTCAAGCACGTTCTGTACTCCAAGGAGCAGATCCAGTCACGGATCACCGAACTCGCCGCCCAGATCGACAAAGACTACGAAGGCCGCGATCTGCTGATCGTCGGTGTGCTCAAGGGTGCCGTCATGGTCATGGCCGACCTGGCCCGTGCCCTTCACAGCCACGTCTCGATGGACTGGATGGCCGTCTCCTCCTACGGCTCCGGCACGCAGTCCTCCGGCGTCGTGCGCATCCTCAAGGACCTCGACACCGACCTGATGGGCAAGGACGTCCTGATCGTCGAGGACATCATCGACTCCGGCCTCACGCTGTCCTGGCTCAAGACCAACCTGGAATCACGCGGCACGGCCTCGGTGGAAATCTGCACCGCGTTCCGCAAGCCCACGGCAGCCAAGGTCAAGATCGACGTCAAGTACGTCGGCTACGACATCCCCAACGAGTTCGTGGTCGGCTACGGCCTGGACTACGCCGAGAAGTACCGCAACCTGGACTTCGTCGGAACCCTCGCACCGCACGTCTACGAGTAG
- the tilS gene encoding tRNA lysidine(34) synthetase TilS has translation MLQDALADAGYPKRVLVACSGGPDSLALAAVAGYFARRGHVAGHPVAVGAVVVDHQLLPGSAGIAAATAATLGELGIAPVQIRAVDVAATGMGPEAAAREARHAALEAAADELGAGVILLGHTLDDQAEQVLLGLARGSGTRSLAGMRPGRGRLLRPFLGLRRADTLEICAVEGLDPWHDPSNADPAFARSRTRVEVLPLLEEKLGPGVAESLARTAAILQLDADYLEDVANDTFARLQERSGAEISLPEASLRELAPAVRFRVIAKAAAAVGGQQPSYQRLLAAEALLRRQGSAGPVELPGGVSVYRLSLAELLAGGKSAPAEVPREGARCGKLVFRPQKPPQI, from the coding sequence ATGCTGCAGGACGCCTTGGCCGACGCCGGCTACCCGAAACGCGTCCTGGTTGCCTGCAGCGGCGGGCCCGACTCGCTGGCCCTCGCCGCCGTCGCCGGGTATTTCGCCCGCCGCGGGCACGTCGCCGGACACCCGGTCGCTGTCGGCGCGGTCGTCGTTGACCACCAGCTGCTGCCCGGCTCCGCCGGGATCGCCGCCGCTACGGCCGCCACCCTGGGCGAGCTGGGAATCGCACCGGTCCAGATCCGGGCCGTTGACGTCGCGGCCACCGGCATGGGCCCGGAAGCGGCGGCCCGGGAGGCCCGGCATGCGGCGCTCGAAGCCGCAGCCGACGAGCTCGGCGCCGGCGTGATCCTGCTGGGCCACACCCTCGACGACCAGGCCGAGCAGGTCCTGCTGGGACTCGCGCGCGGCTCCGGCACACGCTCCCTGGCCGGAATGCGGCCCGGCCGCGGGCGCCTGCTGCGACCCTTCCTGGGCCTCCGTCGAGCCGACACCCTGGAGATCTGCGCCGTCGAGGGCCTGGATCCCTGGCACGATCCGAGCAACGCCGACCCCGCCTTCGCCCGGTCGCGGACCCGGGTTGAGGTGCTGCCCCTGCTTGAGGAGAAGCTTGGCCCCGGCGTCGCGGAATCACTGGCGCGGACCGCGGCCATCCTGCAGCTCGATGCCGACTACCTTGAGGACGTGGCGAACGACACCTTCGCCCGGCTGCAGGAGCGCTCCGGGGCCGAAATCAGCCTGCCGGAGGCGTCCCTGCGTGAGCTGGCCCCGGCCGTGAGGTTCCGGGTGATCGCCAAGGCCGCCGCCGCCGTCGGGGGCCAGCAGCCGAGCTACCAGCGACTGCTGGCCGCGGAAGCACTGCTGCGCCGGCAGGGATCGGCAGGCCCGGTGGAGTTGCCGGGCGGGGTCAGCGTCTACCGCCTGTCCCTCGCCGAGCTGCTCGCCGGAGGCAAGTCCGCTCCTGCCGAGGTTCCCCGGGAAGGCGCCCGCTGTGGGAAGCTTGTATTCCGGCCTCAAAAACCGCCCCAAATATAG